Proteins encoded by one window of Juglans regia cultivar Chandler chromosome 15, Walnut 2.0, whole genome shotgun sequence:
- the LOC108993046 gene encoding uncharacterized protein LOC108993046, with amino-acid sequence MVLRAKYFKNTDVLNSKLGYGPSMIWRSIWGSMKLLKEGLVWRVGNGLNIKVWGDKWLPNKPSHRVQSPIKFLNAEAKVTELIGNDGKWNREVVKATVNEEEAEVICNIPMSYSGLEDKRIWAYSKNGYYSVRSAYHLDISRKKDSKGEPSDGRKIKEGWRELWQLNTSGVVKNFLWKALNNCLPTNENLYRRKVVKKPVCPICLREDETVCHVLWSCPATMDVWAEKESPVQKWKSSEVDLAEVWRKLIAELPLDSMEMVVSVMRYIWLRRNGWIFERKFTSPGSVLQQARANLNEFQQAQQKGIERNKTAAVEMGSSKRRLCEELNIQKAVLEGDSLEVIKVVNDREECLEWHGQIIEDIKGILCIHPNWILKHTFREGNRLAHFLGQFAIMFSEELVWIEDGPEGFFSIVLQDKICNDTITDI; translated from the exons ATGGTGTTAAGGGccaagtattttaaaaatactgatGTGTTGAACTCAAAGCTGGGCTATGGACCTTCTATGATCTGGAGAAGCATATGGGGATCTATGAAATTGTTGAAGGAAGGGCTTGTATGGAGAGTGGGTAATGgtttaaatattaaagtttGGGGTGATAAATGGCTACCCAATAAACCATCTCATCGAGTGCAGTCTCCCATTAAATTTCTGAATGCTGAAGCAAAGGTGACAGAGTTGATTGGGAATGATGGCAAGTGGAATAGAGAGGTGGTGAAGGCTACTGTTAATGAGGAGGAAGCTGAAGTCATCTGCAACATCCCTATGAGCTATTCTGGGTTGGAGGACAAAAGAATATGGGCTTACTCTAAGAATGGGTATTATAGTGTAAGGAGTGCCTACCATCTTGATATTAGTAGGAAGAAGGATTCAAAAGGGGAGCCATCTGATGGGAGGAAGATCAAAGAAGGGTGGAGAGAGTTGTGGCAACTTAATACCTCGGGAGTGGTTAAAAATTTCTTATGGAAGGCTCTTAATAACTGTCTTCCTACCAATGAGAACCTATACAGAAGAAAGGTGGTGAAGAAGCCAGTCTGTCCTATTTGTTTAAGAGAAGATGAAACTGTTTGCCATGTCTTATGGAGCTGTCCTGCAACAATGGATGTATGGGCTGAGAAGGAGAGTCCAGTGCAGAAGTGGAAGTCATCTGAGGTGGATTTggctgaggtgtggaggaaattaATAGCTGAATTGCCTCTGGATAGTATGGAGATGGTAGTATCTGTCATGCGATATATATGGCTTAGAAGGAATGGGTGGATTTTTGAAAGGAAGTTTACTAGCCCTGGGAGTGTATTGCAGCAAGCAAGAGCAAATCTTAATGAGTTCCAACAAGCACAACAGAAAGGGATAGAGCGAAATAAAACTGCTGCAGTGGAGATGGGAAGCTCCAAAAGAAGGCTTTGTGAAG AACTCAACATACAAAAGGCAGTGCTCGAGGGTGACTCTTTGGAGGTGATTAAAGTTGTGAATGATAGAGAGGAGTGCTTGGAATGGCATGGACAGATTATAGAAGATATTAAAGGAATTCTTTGTATACATCCAAATTGGATTCTTAAACATACATTTAGAGAAGGAAACAGATTAGCTCACTTCCTTGGCCAGTTTGCTATTATGTTTAGTGAGGAGTTGGTATGGATAGAGGATGGCCCTGAGGGGTTTTTTTCGATTGTATTACAGGACAAGATTTGTAATGATACTATTACTGATATATGA